Genomic segment of Xanthomonas sp. DAR 35659:
GCTGAAGCCGCTCCTACAGGAGTCGCGCCGCCCGCAAGCAGCCGGAACCCGACACTTCACTCGGCCAATGCGGCCTCGATCGCATCCCACTCGGCATCCGCGCCGACCTCGACGAAGCGGTAGACGATGCGGTGCCGATAGACCTGGCCCGGACGCAGGATGGTGTCCGGGAAGCCCGGCTGGTTGGGCGCATCCGGATAGCCCTGCGGCTCCAGGCAGATGCCGCGGCCCAGGCCCGGATGCTGGCGGTCCAGCCAATGCCCTTCGTACAGCTGCAGCGCGGGCATCGCGCTGGCGATGCGCATCGCCACGCCGCTGTGCGGCGAATACAGCACGGCGCTGCAGTCGCGCGCCGCGGCCAGCACCAGGCAATGGTCGTAGCCGCCGCTCAGACGCAACTGCGGATCGCCGGCGCTGTCCTTGTCGGCGATCGCGCGCGGCGTGCGGAAATCGAACGGCGTGCCGGCCACGCTGGCGATCTCGCCGCTGGGCAGCAGCGCCGCGTCGGCCACCGGCAGGTAACGGTCGGCCGGCACCCGCAGCCGCTGCGCGGCGGCCGCCACGCGGCTGTCGCCGGCCAGATT
This window contains:
- a CDS encoding aldose epimerase family protein; the encoded protein is MSSIFGQLPDGTAIHRLVLDSGAGLRAELLTYGGLLRSLSLDTARGRTDLVLGLPTLDAYLQDPAYLGVLVGRFGNRIAGSAFSVDGQRHAVTANEGANHLHGGALGFGRRVWTLQARTERSLQLRYDSPAGEEGYPGNVRFTADFSVHGQTLELEFGAQTDAPTPLNLTHHPYFNLAGDSRVAAAAQRLRVPADRYLPVADAALLPSGEIASVAGTPFDFRTPRAIADKDSAGDPQLRLSGGYDHCLVLAAARDCSAVLYSPHSGVAMRIASAMPALQLYEGHWLDRQHPGLGRGICLEPQGYPDAPNQPGFPDTILRPGQVYRHRIVYRFVEVGADAEWDAIEAALAE